The Macrococcoides canis genome has a window encoding:
- the feoB gene encoding ferrous iron transport protein B, with protein sequence MGSTYCLLGNPNVGKTSLFNALTGSYEYVGNWSGVTVDKKVGKLKEQAGQLVDLPGIYDLLPISKDEKVVTQFLLNETFDGMVNIIDTAQLERNLLLTVQLLEFGAPMMIGLNMIDVAYKRGIHINHDLLMKKLKTPVIPVVARTGKGSTEVLHAFSDTHLSMNRPLKINYDDRIESAIGDVMKHLPELPIDKKHYRFLSIQFLLGNPAVMEFVGQSEELNQIKTALDRELNVKQSIHQSRAQFITQLLTDVVIHQDEEKQHLTEQLDRIVTHNIFGIPIFLFIMWLIFQTTFTWIGTPLSDKLDAFFAGPLTDTVKSWMDSAGVVPFLQDLITDGVIAGVGGVLVFVPQILVLFFFISLLEDSGYMARIAVIMDRVMELFGLNGKSFIPMIIGFGCNVPGIMAARSIEEEKERLTTILIAPFMSCSARLPVYALFAGVFFKENQALIVLSLYVIGIVVALVVSLILSKTVLKNDTSVFIVELPPYRLPSAKTLWRSTWEKGKGFVRKAGTFIFGGSVLIWLLNYAGPGGLNVDIDDSFLAMIGGAIAPFLVPLGFSSWQAGATLIPGFLAKEVIVSAMAIIYAVKDDALVSMIHTQFTPLSAYCFMLFILLYIPCLSTVAAIRKETSSWKWTLIATTYPIATAYLLTMAVYQIGSLF encoded by the coding sequence ATGGGTAGCACATATTGTCTGCTCGGAAACCCGAATGTTGGTAAGACATCGTTATTCAATGCATTAACGGGTTCATACGAATATGTCGGAAACTGGAGTGGTGTTACTGTAGATAAAAAGGTTGGTAAGTTAAAGGAACAAGCTGGACAGCTTGTAGATTTACCAGGAATATATGACTTACTGCCTATTTCTAAAGACGAGAAAGTTGTTACACAGTTCTTACTGAACGAAACATTCGATGGCATGGTAAATATTATCGACACAGCACAGCTTGAGCGCAACTTGCTGTTAACCGTTCAGCTACTGGAATTTGGTGCACCGATGATGATCGGCCTTAATATGATTGACGTTGCTTACAAGCGCGGTATTCATATTAACCATGACTTACTGATGAAGAAATTAAAGACACCAGTTATTCCTGTCGTAGCACGAACTGGTAAAGGATCAACAGAAGTATTACATGCATTTTCAGATACCCACCTTTCCATGAATCGACCTCTTAAGATTAATTATGACGATCGTATTGAAAGCGCAATTGGCGATGTAATGAAACATCTACCTGAACTTCCTATTGATAAGAAACATTATCGATTCTTAAGCATCCAATTCTTACTTGGTAATCCTGCTGTAATGGAATTTGTCGGACAGTCAGAAGAACTTAATCAGATTAAAACAGCTCTTGATAGAGAATTAAACGTAAAGCAGTCCATTCATCAGTCACGTGCACAGTTTATCACACAGTTATTAACAGATGTTGTCATTCATCAGGATGAAGAGAAACAGCATTTAACTGAGCAGCTGGATCGTATCGTTACACATAATATATTCGGCATTCCAATCTTCTTATTTATTATGTGGCTTATCTTCCAAACAACGTTCACATGGATTGGAACACCGCTTTCAGACAAGCTTGATGCGTTCTTTGCCGGTCCTTTAACGGATACAGTGAAATCATGGATGGATAGCGCGGGTGTTGTGCCATTCTTACAAGATTTAATAACAGATGGGGTAATTGCCGGAGTTGGTGGCGTACTCGTATTCGTACCACAAATATTAGTACTGTTCTTCTTCATCTCACTTCTAGAAGATTCGGGATATATGGCAAGAATTGCCGTCATAATGGACCGTGTTATGGAGCTATTTGGACTTAACGGAAAATCGTTTATTCCGATGATTATCGGTTTCGGATGCAATGTGCCAGGCATTATGGCAGCACGCAGTATAGAAGAAGAGAAGGAACGTTTAACGACGATACTCATCGCTCCATTTATGTCATGTTCTGCACGTTTACCAGTATACGCCCTATTTGCTGGTGTATTCTTTAAAGAGAACCAGGCGCTTATCGTATTAAGTCTTTACGTTATCGGTATCGTTGTTGCCTTAGTCGTAAGCTTAATCTTATCAAAGACTGTGCTGAAGAATGATACATCTGTATTCATCGTCGAACTCCCGCCATACCGTTTACCATCCGCAAAAACGTTATGGCGCAGTACATGGGAAAAAGGAAAAGGATTTGTACGCAAGGCCGGGACGTTTATATTTGGCGGATCCGTTCTTATCTGGCTGCTTAATTATGCTGGACCAGGAGGATTGAATGTCGATATCGATGACAGTTTCCTTGCAATGATCGGTGGGGCTATTGCTCCGTTCTTAGTACCTTTAGGATTTAGTTCATGGCAGGCAGGCGCTACACTCATCCCGGGATTCCTGGCAAAAGAAGTCATTGTTAGTGCGATGGCTATCATTTATGCGGTCAAGGATGATGCACTCGTATCTATGATCCATACGCAGTTCACACCGTTGTCAGCATATTGCTTCATGCTATTTATACTGCTATATATCCCATGTTTATCAACTGTTGCAGCAATAAGAAAAGAAACCTCATCATGGAAATGGACACTGATTGCGACAACTTATCCTATCGCCACTGCTTACTTATTAACAATGGCCGTGTATCAAATCGGATCATTATTCTAG
- a CDS encoding FeoA family protein, with the protein MLHVANAKRNEMYKIKSMNFMNPQMLHRLYALGFTEGSLIKIKQKSLFKGPCTLDKNGQQICIRNCDACQIMLEHVHG; encoded by the coding sequence ATGCTGCATGTTGCTAATGCAAAGCGCAATGAAATGTATAAAATTAAATCCATGAACTTTATGAATCCACAGATGCTGCATCGATTGTATGCACTTGGATTTACAGAAGGCAGCTTAATTAAAATAAAACAGAAAAGCCTATTCAAAGGTCCTTGTACGTTAGATAAAAACGGTCAGCAAATTTGTATCCGCAATTGTGATGCGTGTCAGATCATGCTGGAGCATGTCCATGGGTAG
- a CDS encoding FeoB-associated Cys-rich membrane protein, which produces MSLLINIILFVLIFGYAIYTLYRFFQKSKEGKCNSCDVKQDCGCELHQIDFEHLKNKQ; this is translated from the coding sequence ATGTCTCTATTAATTAATATCATCTTATTCGTACTCATATTTGGATACGCAATCTATACACTATACAGATTCTTCCAGAAATCAAAAGAAGGCAAGTGCAACAGCTGTGACGTAAAGCAGGACTGCGGCTGCGAACTCCATCAAATCGACTTTGAACATCTAAAAAACAAGCAGTAG